One Ictalurus punctatus breed USDA103 chromosome 10, Coco_2.0, whole genome shotgun sequence genomic region harbors:
- the tlnrd1 gene encoding talin rod domain-containing protein 1: MASSGSGKSDSEVPTSNIPSGSLQQRKRLSSVCDTCKSKMQLVADLLLLSSETRPVMTADGVPVAETFEKCRDTVIARTKELSIITHDIQSQLNMGKFTEAGERLVEMGNLVVSLTEFSAHAAYLAAVETPGSHAAIPGLVDRYKVTRCRHEVDQTCAVLRVTPLSDLTPQLLLEISQNIRRNLTTLTEASSLASEKSKDRFAKEQFKASVKCMSTSATALLACVKEVKTSPSELTRNRCVLFSGPLVQAVNALVGFATEPHFLGKPANVSTDGKAVQTAVLGGAMSVVSACVLLTQGLRDVSQHAENSTQMPTYRERLRQSACAVSDGCTLLSQALRERSSPRTLPPVNSHSVN; the protein is encoded by the coding sequence ATGGCTAGTAGTGGCTCGGGAAAGTCAGACAGCGAGGTTCCAACGTCCAACATCCCGAGTGGCAGCTTGCAGCAGCGGAAAAGACTCTCATCTGTTTGTGACACGTGCAAAAGCAAGATGCAGCTGGTGGCGGATTTGCTTCTGCTGTCCAGTGAGACGAGGCCGGTGATGACGGCGGATGGTGTGCCAGTGGCAGAGACTTTTGAGAAGTGTCGAGATACAGTGATTGCTAGGACAAAGGAGCTGTCCATCATCACTCATGACATTCAAAGCCAGCTTAACATGGGGAAATTCACGGAGGCCGGGGAGCGGTTAGTGGAAATGGGCAATCTGGTGGTGTCTCTAACGGAGTTTTCAGCTCATGCTGCATACCTGGCGGCAGTGGAGACACCGGGTTCGCATGCTGCCATTCCTGGATTGGTGGATCGCTACAAAGTGACGCGATGCCGTCACGAGGTGGATCAAACTTGTGCAGTCTTGCGCGTGACTCCACTATCTGATTTAACTCCCCAACTCCTCCTGGAAATTTCCCAAAACATCCGGAGGAACCTGACCACTCTCACAGAGGCCTCGTCTCTGGCAAGTGAGAAATCCAAGGACCGGTTTGCCAAAGAGCAGTTCAAAGCCAGTGTAAAGTGCATGAGCACGAGCGCCACCGCACTTCTCGCCTGTGTCAAAGAGGTGAAGACGAGCCCAAGCGAGCTGACACGTAATCGCTGCGTGCTTTTCAGTGGGCCGCTGGTTCAGGCTGTCAACGCACTGGTGGGATTTGCCACTGAGCCCCACTTCCTGGgcaaaccagctaacgttagcACCGATGGTAAAGCGGTGCAGACGGCTGTATTGGGAGGCGCCATGAGTGTAGTTTCGGCTTGCGTTCTCCTCACACAGGGTCTCCGGGACGTATCCCAGCATGCAGAGAACAGCACCCAGATGCCTACGTACCGAGAAAGGCTGCGCCAGTCAGCTTGCGCTGTCTCTGATGGATGCACATTGCTCTCGCAGGCGCTCAGGGAACGATCCTCGCCCAGGACTCTACCACCGGTCAACTCGCATTCTGtgaattaa